A part of Micromonospora chersina genomic DNA contains:
- a CDS encoding Lrp/AsnC family transcriptional regulator, whose product MNTGQDVQLDVLDARLIDLLAEEPRIGVLECSRRLGVARGTVQARLDKLVERGVIAGFGPDISPAAIGFGVTSFVTLEISQRHGHDPVTAHLAAIPEVLEAHTITGSSDLLCRIVARSNTDLQRVIDQIVASEGIRRASTIIALAEQIPYRTLPLVRSAARGG is encoded by the coding sequence ATGAACACTGGTCAGGATGTACAGCTCGATGTGCTGGACGCCCGCTTGATCGATCTGCTCGCCGAGGAGCCCCGGATCGGGGTGCTGGAGTGCTCGCGGCGGCTCGGCGTGGCCCGCGGCACCGTCCAGGCCCGGCTCGACAAGCTGGTCGAGCGGGGGGTGATCGCCGGGTTCGGGCCGGACATCTCGCCGGCCGCCATCGGGTTCGGGGTGACCAGCTTCGTGACCCTGGAGATCAGCCAGCGGCACGGCCACGACCCGGTGACCGCGCACCTGGCCGCCATTCCGGAGGTGCTGGAGGCGCACACCATCACCGGCTCCAGCGACCTGCTGTGCCGCATCGTGGCCCGCTCGAACACCGACCTCCAGCGCGTCATCGACCAGATCGTCGCCTCGGAGGGCATCCGCCGCGCCTCCACGATCATCGCCCTCGCCGAGCAGATCCCGTACCGCACCCTGCCTCTGGTGCGCTCGGCCGCCCGCGGCGGCTGA